The Virgibacillus dokdonensis genome includes a window with the following:
- a CDS encoding sigma-70 family RNA polymerase sigma factor: protein MEKQKKAVSMTFEEIVEQNERRIYYHLHKLNIRDPHREFYQEGLVAMWNAYEKYQPDKGPLATYFNYTIRNRLIDVVRKEAKEKEKVDAYKQFQGVKEKTGNYYKSGGNAYPIKYAESPNLEAEELLQVAKAILSKNQWTWLKLFIIEDMTTKAIAEREGVSVDAVKSWGKEARKKLQKLYSCGEGI, encoded by the coding sequence ATGGAGAAGCAGAAAAAAGCTGTGTCAATGACATTTGAAGAAATTGTAGAACAAAACGAGCGTAGGATATATTACCATTTGCATAAATTAAACATCCGTGATCCGCATCGTGAATTTTACCAAGAGGGATTGGTGGCGATGTGGAATGCGTATGAAAAATATCAGCCAGATAAAGGTCCTCTTGCTACGTATTTCAATTATACGATTCGTAATCGGTTAATTGACGTCGTAAGAAAGGAAGCAAAGGAAAAGGAAAAAGTGGATGCGTATAAGCAATTTCAAGGGGTAAAGGAAAAGACCGGTAATTATTACAAATCTGGTGGAAATGCCTATCCGATAAAATATGCAGAGAGCCCTAATTTGGAAGCCGAGGAACTTCTACAAGTTGCAAAGGCGATTTTAAGTAAGAATCAATGGACATGGTTGAAACTTTTCATTATAGAAGATATGACGACAAAGGCCATCGCTGAAAGAGAGGGCGTATCTGTAGATGCAGTAAAAAGCTGGGGGAAAGAAGCGAGGAAGAAGTTACAAAAGCTGTATTCTTGCGGAGAGGGTATATGA
- a CDS encoding helix-turn-helix domain-containing protein, which yields MAKELHVSRQAVYKWETNKSYPDIQNLIRISDLFNITIDELIRGDEQMQKTISIDDDELFDQFSDPGFYIGMILILVGVLIFDDPLTNTFLFTGLITIIFFTDTIQSLKKLFKS from the coding sequence TTGGCTAAAGAGTTACATGTTTCTCGCCAAGCCGTCTATAAATGGGAAACGAATAAAAGCTACCCTGACATCCAAAATTTAATACGTATTAGTGATCTGTTTAACATAACGATTGATGAGTTGATTCGTGGAGATGAACAAATGCAAAAAACGATTAGCATTGACGATGATGAATTATTTGACCAATTCTCTGACCCTGGTTTTTATATAGGAATGATTCTAATACTAGTAGGCGTTTTAATTTTCGATGATCCTTTAACAAATACATTCTTGTTTACTGGTCTTATTACCATAATCTTTTTTACTGATACCATACAATCGTTGAAAAAGCTATTTAAAAGTTAG
- the ucpA gene encoding SDR family oxidoreductase UcpA — protein sequence MEGKIAIVTGAAMGNGKGIAEVLAKHGATTILLDVSKQVHDTAKELTERGFETMALEVDVTNNEDVKAGIDKVIEKYERIDALINNAGVVRLANFEDMDDETRDFHFNININGVWNVTKAVLPHMKKAKQGRIVNLSSVTGTMVADPGETAYATTKAAILGFTKSLAREVAPDNITVNAILPGYVLTPMAEQMAKETNPDNPQEVIDGIASGVPLGRLGKIEEVGELAAFLASDESSYITGTQIVIDGGSTLPETVSVGS from the coding sequence ATGGAAGGTAAAATAGCAATTGTTACAGGTGCAGCAATGGGGAATGGAAAGGGTATTGCTGAAGTTCTAGCCAAACATGGCGCTACTACTATTTTGTTAGATGTCTCCAAGCAAGTGCATGATACTGCGAAAGAATTAACAGAACGTGGCTTTGAAACGATGGCTTTAGAAGTGGATGTTACAAATAACGAAGATGTAAAAGCCGGAATTGATAAAGTTATAGAAAAATATGAGCGTATAGATGCTCTCATTAACAATGCAGGCGTTGTTCGATTAGCAAATTTTGAAGATATGGACGATGAAACAAGAGATTTTCATTTCAACATTAATATTAACGGCGTTTGGAATGTAACAAAAGCTGTTTTGCCGCATATGAAAAAAGCTAAGCAAGGTAGAATTGTCAATCTTTCCTCTGTAACAGGAACGATGGTAGCTGATCCTGGCGAAACCGCATACGCAACAACGAAGGCAGCCATTCTTGGTTTCACAAAATCATTAGCTAGAGAAGTAGCTCCTGATAATATTACTGTGAATGCTATCTTACCAGGCTATGTGTTAACTCCTATGGCAGAACAAATGGCAAAAGAAACGAATCCAGATAATCCGCAAGAAGTCATTGACGGAATAGCAAGCGGGGTTCCTTTAGGACGTCTTGGTAAAATTGAAGAAGTCGGTGAACTTGCAGCGTTCTTAGCTTCTGATGAATCCAGCTACATCACAGGTACACAAATTGTTATTGATGGCGGTAGCACATTACCAGAAACTGTTTCCGTCGGGAGCTAA
- the cyoE gene encoding heme o synthase translates to MILENKQERPRRNWANILSKTIKTGIIRSNLIPMFAGFTLALYTYQISFMEKLPDVIFALLGAALVIGAAGAFNNLYDRDIDAIMERTKRRPTVTGEIKPAIVLLLSVIMAISGIALLALTTWLAALLAFLGLFFYVVPYTMWSKRKTVYNTEIGSISGGMPPLIGWAAVYPDITHPAIIGLFIVMIIWQMPHFYAIAIRNHKQYKAAKIPMLPVVKGVQRTYIQTNVYLIIMIVISFLFGTLSIGLMLVALLLSVGWLTLSVYRYNKVDSEKWATSMFLYSLIHMTVLFSTIIIYSLMGIVFELY, encoded by the coding sequence ATGATTTTGGAAAATAAGCAGGAAAGACCAAGGCGAAATTGGGCAAACATTTTGTCAAAAACGATTAAAACGGGGATTATTCGCTCAAATCTGATCCCGATGTTTGCTGGTTTTACTTTGGCTTTATATACGTATCAAATTAGTTTTATGGAAAAGTTGCCGGATGTTATTTTTGCTTTGCTTGGTGCAGCCTTAGTTATTGGAGCTGCGGGTGCTTTTAACAATTTATATGATCGAGATATTGATGCAATTATGGAAAGAACCAAGCGAAGACCTACTGTAACAGGGGAAATAAAACCAGCTATTGTACTGTTGCTGAGCGTAATTATGGCGATCAGCGGGATTGCATTATTAGCGTTAACAACGTGGTTAGCTGCACTATTAGCTTTCTTGGGGCTGTTTTTTTATGTCGTTCCATATACGATGTGGAGCAAACGAAAAACGGTATATAATACAGAAATAGGCAGTATTTCCGGTGGGATGCCTCCACTCATTGGATGGGCAGCTGTCTATCCAGATATTACCCATCCCGCCATCATCGGTTTATTTATTGTAATGATTATTTGGCAAATGCCGCATTTTTATGCAATAGCCATTCGAAATCATAAACAATATAAAGCTGCAAAAATTCCTATGCTTCCTGTTGTAAAGGGTGTGCAACGCACCTACATTCAAACGAACGTTTATTTAATTATTATGATTGTAATTAGTTTCTTATTTGGTACATTAAGTATCGGGCTAATGTTAGTAGCACTTTTGTTAAGTGTAGGTTGGTTGACACTTAGTGTGTATCGCTATAACAAAGTGGATTCAGAGAAGTGGGCAACTTCCATGTTTCTGTACTCCTTAATCCATATGACAGTGCTTTTTTCTACCATTATTATTTATTCATTAATGGGAATTGTGTTTGAGCTCTATTAA
- a CDS encoding hemolysin family protein: protein MDNLAVSIIILLVLIIANGIFAMTEIGIVTSRKIRLEQKVKEGNSKAKTALYLAENSSELLSTIQIGITLIGIISGAFGGAAIADDVSVYLSEIPFLAPWSREISMVLVVTLTTFLTLVIGELTPKQIGLTNPEKVALAVAKPMYFFSKVAKPLIWILDQSTKLALKTLGIKTTNEPDVTEEEIQQMIEQGVHSGSIEEIEHEMVDQIFYMGDQRLSDILTPRTQLTWIDIESSFEENMEIISQSEFSRFPVGKGSLDHFLGIIHTKKVFSKLQSAEAFSIDDCIEKALILPEHVKVFKALETLKESGYHQAVVVDEYGGVEGFVTLNDIMQVIVGEIQTEGGRERATIMQRDNDSWLADGQVPFDTFLRYFDLEDEMDDDVMKDTSFQTLGGFITSEIGNTPIEGNSVFIANLKLEVVDMDSVLVDKLLITRLEETEVKEEDNV, encoded by the coding sequence ATGGATAATTTGGCTGTATCGATCATTATTCTTCTGGTTTTAATTATTGCAAATGGTATCTTTGCAATGACAGAAATTGGAATTGTTACATCAAGGAAAATAAGATTAGAACAAAAAGTAAAGGAGGGAAATAGCAAAGCTAAAACAGCCCTTTATTTGGCCGAAAACTCTAGTGAGCTTCTATCTACCATTCAGATAGGGATTACATTGATTGGAATTATATCTGGTGCCTTTGGTGGTGCTGCCATTGCGGATGATGTGAGTGTTTATTTGAGCGAAATTCCTTTTTTAGCACCTTGGAGCAGGGAGATTAGTATGGTACTTGTCGTTACATTGACAACTTTTTTAACGCTCGTTATCGGTGAACTAACACCAAAGCAAATTGGCTTAACAAATCCGGAGAAAGTAGCACTTGCTGTGGCAAAACCGATGTATTTCTTTTCAAAAGTTGCCAAACCGTTAATCTGGATACTAGATCAGTCCACAAAACTCGCCCTCAAGACACTCGGAATTAAAACAACCAATGAACCAGACGTAACAGAAGAAGAAATTCAACAAATGATTGAGCAAGGTGTTCATAGTGGTAGTATTGAGGAAATTGAGCACGAGATGGTCGATCAAATTTTTTATATGGGCGATCAGCGTCTGAGTGATATATTAACACCGCGAACGCAATTAACTTGGATAGATATAGAAAGTAGTTTTGAAGAAAATATGGAAATCATTAGTCAAAGTGAGTTTTCACGCTTTCCTGTTGGAAAAGGGAGCTTAGACCACTTTTTAGGTATTATACATACGAAAAAAGTGTTTTCAAAATTACAATCAGCAGAAGCATTCTCGATTGATGACTGTATTGAAAAAGCGTTGATTCTACCGGAACATGTAAAAGTCTTTAAGGCTTTGGAAACGTTAAAAGAATCAGGATATCATCAGGCTGTTGTTGTAGATGAGTATGGAGGTGTCGAAGGTTTTGTAACGTTAAATGATATTATGCAAGTTATTGTTGGTGAAATACAGACAGAAGGAGGTAGGGAAAGGGCTACAATCATGCAGCGTGATAATGATTCATGGCTTGCAGACGGTCAAGTTCCATTTGATACATTTTTGCGTTATTTCGATTTAGAAGATGAAATGGATGATGATGTTATGAAAGATACATCCTTCCAAACACTAGGTGGTTTTATCACGAGCGAAATAGGTAATACTCCAATAGAAGGGAATAGTGTTTTTATAGCTAATTTGAAATTAGAAGTAGTCGATATGGATAGCGTACTTGTCGATAAACTCTTAATTACTCGACTAGAAGAAACAGAAGTAAAAGAAGAAGATAACGTATAA
- a CDS encoding cation-translocating P-type ATPase, translating into MEYYQRQTEDVLKAVASTEQGLSQQEANARLKRDGYNEIEDKEKVPTWKLFLETFKDPMVIVLLAAAGVQMLLGEWVESLIIFLVLLINSVISVVQTRKAESSLEALRDMSAPEAKVIRDGTKQTIAAKELVQGDIVYLEAGDYVPADGRVLESGSLKVNEGMLTGESEAVDKSTEAIEEEAALGDRSNMVFSSSLVVYGRGSFVVTGTGTKTEVGKIADMLSTAEQKETPLQQKLNGFSKKLGIGILILCIVIFAVQAARIWFGDSDVDTTTALLNALMFSVAIAVAAIPEALQSIVTIVLSVGTNKMAKQHAIIRKLPAVETLGSTSIICTDKTGTLTQNKMTVTDHYLPFNKHERLPEDPNDWYEAERLLVYIAALCNDSYINQDKQEVGDPTEIALINFANQHAHNYEELRERFPRTAELPFDSDRKLMSTVNTMDGANLLLAKGGPDVMFQRAGYVFVNGEEQPITDDLRERFEGANEEFSNQALRVLAYGYKRLPDTKTEVTHDDEYDFVLVGLTAMMDPPREAVYSSIEESKAAGIRTIMITGDHKTTAQAIGRDIGLMGDDDIAITGKELDNMSDDELEGKIEHISVYARVSPENKIRIVRAWQRKGAVTAMTGDGVNDAPALKQADIGVAMGSGTDVSKDAAAMILTDDNFVSIVNAVQVGRTVFDNIKKAIGYLFAGNLGAIIAILYAVIFNLPNPFTALQLLFINLVNDSLPAIALGVEKSEPNVMKRKPRPTDEGIFAGGTLQTVITRGILIAVAVVISFYIGLDHSNEMGVAMAFTTLIISRTLQTFPARSNTETSIKMGFFSNKYVIGAVLLGFVLYGITVLPFARDVFNIPDAFGFSDWAIATGLAAAAVICMEIAKKMFRRA; encoded by the coding sequence ATGGAATATTACCAAAGGCAAACAGAAGATGTTCTAAAAGCAGTAGCGTCCACGGAACAAGGTTTATCTCAACAAGAAGCGAATGCACGCCTGAAACGGGACGGATATAATGAAATAGAAGATAAAGAGAAAGTTCCTACGTGGAAATTATTTTTAGAAACCTTTAAAGATCCAATGGTTATTGTATTATTAGCAGCAGCTGGTGTGCAAATGTTACTGGGAGAATGGGTGGAGTCACTCATTATTTTCCTTGTATTATTAATTAATTCTGTCATTAGTGTTGTGCAAACACGTAAGGCGGAAAGTTCCTTAGAAGCGCTCCGAGATATGTCTGCGCCTGAAGCAAAAGTCATACGAGATGGTACGAAGCAGACGATTGCTGCTAAAGAACTCGTCCAGGGAGATATTGTTTATTTAGAAGCGGGGGATTACGTTCCTGCTGATGGCCGGGTGTTGGAAAGTGGCTCTTTGAAAGTAAATGAAGGAATGCTCACAGGTGAGTCAGAGGCTGTTGATAAATCGACCGAAGCAATTGAAGAAGAAGCTGCACTTGGTGATCGTAGTAACATGGTGTTTAGCAGTTCTTTAGTTGTATATGGTCGGGGTTCTTTTGTCGTAACTGGTACGGGGACGAAAACCGAGGTTGGTAAAATTGCCGATATGCTTTCTACGGCAGAGCAAAAAGAAACGCCACTACAACAGAAATTAAATGGCTTTAGCAAGAAGTTAGGTATTGGTATATTAATTCTTTGTATTGTTATTTTTGCTGTCCAAGCTGCGCGTATTTGGTTTGGTGATAGTGATGTAGATACAACAACTGCATTATTAAATGCTTTAATGTTTTCCGTAGCGATTGCTGTGGCTGCGATTCCAGAAGCACTCCAATCGATTGTTACCATTGTCTTGTCAGTTGGAACAAATAAAATGGCAAAACAGCATGCGATCATTCGTAAACTTCCTGCTGTTGAAACATTAGGCTCCACCAGTATTATTTGCACGGACAAAACAGGGACATTGACGCAAAATAAAATGACGGTTACCGATCATTATTTACCTTTTAATAAGCATGAACGTTTGCCTGAAGATCCAAATGATTGGTACGAAGCAGAACGTTTACTAGTTTATATTGCTGCGCTATGTAATGATTCGTATATTAATCAGGACAAGCAGGAGGTTGGTGATCCAACTGAAATAGCTTTAATTAACTTTGCAAATCAACATGCACACAATTACGAAGAGCTGCGAGAAAGGTTTCCACGAACAGCAGAGTTACCATTTGATTCAGATCGAAAATTGATGTCAACTGTAAACACAATGGATGGGGCAAATCTGCTCTTGGCAAAGGGCGGCCCTGATGTCATGTTTCAGCGGGCTGGCTATGTGTTCGTAAATGGCGAAGAACAGCCAATAACAGATGATTTACGCGAACGATTTGAAGGGGCAAATGAAGAGTTTTCTAATCAGGCGTTACGTGTGCTAGCCTATGGGTATAAACGTTTACCTGATACAAAAACCGAAGTCACTCATGATGATGAGTATGATTTTGTGCTTGTCGGTTTAACGGCAATGATGGACCCACCTCGAGAAGCTGTATATAGTTCCATTGAAGAATCCAAAGCTGCAGGTATTCGAACAATAATGATTACTGGTGACCATAAAACTACAGCACAAGCAATTGGACGAGATATCGGTTTAATGGGTGACGATGATATAGCCATTACGGGCAAAGAGCTCGACAACATGTCGGATGACGAGCTAGAAGGAAAAATTGAACACATTTCTGTATATGCTCGCGTGTCGCCAGAGAATAAGATTAGAATTGTACGTGCATGGCAGCGGAAAGGTGCTGTTACTGCAATGACAGGTGACGGTGTCAATGATGCGCCAGCTTTAAAACAAGCCGATATTGGCGTAGCTATGGGAAGTGGTACGGATGTTTCAAAAGATGCTGCGGCAATGATTTTAACGGATGATAATTTCGTATCTATTGTTAATGCTGTACAGGTGGGAAGAACGGTGTTTGATAACATTAAAAAGGCAATTGGTTATTTATTTGCTGGTAATTTAGGAGCGATTATTGCCATTTTGTATGCCGTCATTTTTAACTTACCAAACCCATTTACAGCTTTACAATTGTTATTTATCAATTTAGTAAACGACTCCTTGCCAGCAATCGCTTTAGGTGTGGAAAAATCAGAACCAAATGTAATGAAACGTAAGCCACGACCGACAGATGAAGGTATATTTGCTGGAGGAACATTGCAAACTGTAATAACGAGAGGAATATTGATTGCTGTCGCAGTTGTTATTTCCTTCTATATAGGATTAGATCATTCGAATGAAATGGGCGTTGCTATGGCGTTTACTACATTAATCATTTCTCGTACGTTGCAAACTTTTCCAGCTCGTTCCAATACGGAGACGTCAATAAAAATGGGCTTTTTCTCCAATAAATATGTAATTGGCGCTGTATTGTTAGGTTTTGTTTTGTATGGAATAACAGTGCTTCCTTTTGCAAGAGATGTATTTAACATCCCTGATGCATTTGGCTTTAGTGATTGGGCCATCGCTACAGGGTTAGCAGCCGCTGCAGTAATTTGTATGGAAATAGCGAAAAAAATGTTTAGAAGAGCTTAA
- a CDS encoding MBL fold metallo-hydrolase has product MIQDDWFTVQKIADNTFAISEYGHWEKVHSFLVIGEHKAALIDTGLGIDNIKRITDQLTRKPIEVVTTHVHTDHIGSHGEYDTIHVHEADQDWLIHGIEGLTLAQIRKDIARDITLPTPATFHPDTYKPFQGYPTNVLKDGDMIELGNRQLIIYHTPGHSPGHIALYDIKQGFLFTGDLLYDQTPIYAFYPSTNPVDLVLSLEKISNINGVKKVFGSHNTLGLDASILQEVKQAVTYLRENSLVKFGTGIHEFNGFRIQF; this is encoded by the coding sequence TTGATACAGGATGATTGGTTTACCGTACAAAAAATAGCTGACAATACATTTGCCATTAGTGAATACGGCCATTGGGAAAAAGTTCACTCTTTTTTAGTCATAGGTGAGCATAAGGCTGCTTTAATCGACACGGGTTTAGGAATTGATAATATAAAAAGAATAACTGATCAATTGACAAGGAAACCAATTGAAGTAGTTACAACGCATGTTCATACAGATCATATTGGGAGCCACGGAGAATATGATACAATTCATGTTCATGAAGCAGATCAAGACTGGCTCATACATGGAATTGAGGGGTTGACATTAGCACAAATAAGAAAAGATATAGCAAGGGATATAACCCTTCCAACCCCGGCAACGTTTCACCCAGATACCTATAAACCATTTCAAGGCTATCCTACCAATGTCCTGAAGGATGGAGACATGATAGAATTGGGGAATAGACAATTAATTATCTATCATACTCCTGGCCATTCGCCTGGTCATATCGCCTTGTATGATATAAAACAAGGATTTTTATTTACGGGAGATTTACTTTACGATCAAACACCTATCTATGCTTTTTATCCGTCCACTAACCCAGTTGATTTAGTTCTGTCTTTAGAAAAAATATCGAATATAAATGGAGTAAAGAAAGTATTTGGCTCACATAATACACTCGGGCTAGACGCATCAATTTTACAAGAAGTGAAGCAAGCAGTTACGTATTTGCGAGAGAACAGCCTTGTAAAGTTTGGAACTGGTATACATGAGTTTAACGGTTTCCGCATACAATTTTAA
- a CDS encoding putative holin-like toxin: MKGGEAYMTVFEGLVLMISFGTLIVAILSQKK; this comes from the coding sequence ATGAAAGGGGGTGAGGCCTATATGACAGTTTTCGAAGGATTGGTCTTAATGATCTCGTTCGGAACGCTCATAGTAGCAATTCTGTCACAAAAAAAGTAA
- a CDS encoding class I SAM-dependent methyltransferase, translating to MDIGEQNRLAWDKKVEDRAVYTQEASSDVIKKSKAGNWEITVTTNRPVPRSWFPVSLTGKKILCLASGGGQQGPILATTGADVTVFDISKRQLEKDLLVAEREGLNLKTVQGDMADLSCFQDETFDIIVHPVANLFVKDISHVWHEAARVLKTNGTLISGFTNPVLFIFDDEEDRKGNLVVKHTIPFHSLQDLCEEEVETYLKANHTIEFGHTLEDQIQGQVDAGFVIAGFFEDDFGGNRPLDQHLKCFIATKAIKASI from the coding sequence GTGGATATTGGGGAGCAAAATCGTCTTGCGTGGGACAAGAAAGTGGAAGACAGGGCAGTTTATACGCAGGAAGCATCTAGCGATGTAATTAAAAAAAGTAAAGCGGGAAATTGGGAAATAACCGTCACGACGAATAGACCTGTTCCGAGAAGCTGGTTTCCTGTATCTCTTACAGGGAAGAAAATCTTGTGCTTAGCTTCTGGTGGGGGACAGCAAGGGCCTATTTTAGCTACAACTGGAGCTGACGTAACAGTATTTGATATATCTAAACGACAACTGGAAAAAGATTTGCTCGTCGCTGAACGTGAAGGATTAAATCTAAAAACTGTACAAGGTGACATGGCGGATTTATCTTGTTTTCAGGATGAAACGTTTGATATCATTGTTCATCCTGTTGCAAATTTGTTTGTGAAAGATATTTCCCATGTTTGGCATGAAGCGGCTCGGGTGTTAAAAACGAACGGTACACTTATTTCTGGTTTTACGAATCCTGTGTTATTTATTTTTGATGATGAAGAAGATAGAAAAGGAAATTTAGTTGTAAAGCATACAATTCCTTTTCATTCTTTACAAGACCTTTGTGAAGAAGAAGTAGAGACGTATTTAAAAGCAAATCACACGATTGAATTTGGTCATACTTTAGAAGATCAAATTCAAGGGCAGGTGGATGCAGGCTTTGTGATTGCAGGTTTTTTTGAAGACGATTTTGGGGGCAATAGACCGTTGGATCAACATTTAAAATGCTTTATCGCAACAAAAGCAATAAAGGCATCTATTTAG
- a CDS encoding anaerobic ribonucleoside triphosphate reductase, with the protein MIETKTTPKNIGEDLVLAFQDIVSSSNQDLIQENANVDGRSPCGQMNKFANESAKFYAKQQMLSEEANQAVAENYIHIHDLDYMPTGTATCCQIPLGKLLEKGFNTGHGHMRSPQTILSAMALAAIIFQSNQNQQHGGQSFPAFDYDLAPFVKRSYEKRLRKLKQYPLALSKQQLEELAWSETDHECYQACEAFIHNLNSLHSRSGGQVPFTSINYGTDTSREGRMIVKNLLLATQAGLGKGETPIFPIQIFKMKKGVNFYKEDPNHDLYQLALKTTAKRLFPNFSFIDAPFNLHYYEPDNPYSEVAYMGCRTRIMANRHGKENSLGRGNLSFTSINLVKLALTTQSFEAFIQKLDEYADIVIRQLYDRYLFQARKLVKDFTFLHGQGVWEGSSQLGPEDRLEKVLKQGSLSVGFIGLAECLVALTGKHHGESDEAQSTGEEIVAFLRSKCDQACEQYDLNYSLIATPAEGLSGRFTKQDQKEFGRIPGVTDRDYYTNSFHIPVYYPICAMEKIKREAIYHPYTNAGHITYIEVDGDVSKNLKAMDTLVKTMAESGIGYGSVNHPVDRCKNCGYTGMIDNECPKCQITDEKQIDRIRRITGYLVGTMDKWNTAKASEEHDRVRHV; encoded by the coding sequence ATGATCGAAACAAAAACCACTCCCAAAAACATAGGTGAAGACTTAGTGCTGGCTTTTCAAGACATTGTGTCAAGCTCTAACCAAGATTTAATTCAAGAAAATGCCAATGTTGATGGCAGATCACCATGTGGACAGATGAATAAATTTGCCAATGAGAGTGCTAAATTCTATGCAAAGCAACAAATGTTAAGCGAAGAAGCTAACCAAGCTGTAGCAGAAAACTATATTCATATTCATGATTTAGACTATATGCCGACAGGAACGGCTACTTGTTGTCAAATTCCTTTAGGAAAATTATTGGAAAAAGGATTCAACACGGGACATGGTCATATGCGCTCGCCGCAAACGATTCTAAGTGCGATGGCGCTAGCGGCGATTATTTTTCAAAGTAATCAAAATCAACAACACGGAGGACAAAGTTTTCCGGCATTTGATTATGATTTAGCACCGTTTGTTAAACGTTCCTATGAAAAACGTTTACGTAAATTAAAACAATACCCGCTTGCACTTTCTAAGCAACAATTGGAGGAATTAGCGTGGTCGGAGACAGATCATGAATGCTACCAAGCATGCGAGGCGTTTATTCATAATTTAAACAGCCTTCATTCTCGAAGTGGTGGTCAAGTTCCGTTTACGTCCATTAATTATGGTACAGATACAAGCAGAGAAGGTAGAATGATTGTAAAAAATTTATTGTTAGCTACGCAAGCAGGTTTAGGTAAGGGAGAAACGCCAATCTTTCCTATTCAAATTTTTAAAATGAAAAAAGGCGTTAATTTCTATAAGGAAGATCCAAACCATGATTTGTATCAACTAGCGCTTAAAACGACAGCAAAACGACTGTTCCCTAATTTTAGCTTTATTGATGCACCTTTTAATTTACACTATTATGAACCTGATAACCCATACTCAGAAGTAGCTTATATGGGATGTCGCACACGAATAATGGCTAATCGTCACGGAAAAGAAAATAGTCTTGGCAGAGGCAACTTGTCATTTACAAGTATCAACTTAGTGAAATTAGCACTTACTACACAATCTTTTGAAGCTTTTATACAAAAATTAGATGAATACGCAGATATTGTTATACGTCAATTGTATGATCGTTATTTATTTCAGGCGCGTAAACTTGTGAAAGATTTCACCTTTTTGCATGGGCAAGGAGTATGGGAAGGAAGTTCACAATTAGGCCCTGAGGATAGATTAGAAAAAGTGTTAAAACAAGGAAGCTTAAGCGTTGGTTTTATCGGCTTAGCAGAATGCTTAGTAGCCTTAACAGGCAAGCACCACGGTGAATCTGATGAAGCACAGAGTACTGGGGAAGAGATTGTTGCGTTTTTACGTAGCAAATGTGATCAGGCTTGTGAACAATATGATTTAAATTATTCCTTAATAGCAACCCCTGCTGAAGGTTTAAGCGGTCGGTTTACCAAGCAAGATCAAAAGGAATTTGGCAGAATTCCAGGCGTTACTGACAGAGATTATTATACAAATTCGTTTCATATCCCAGTATACTATCCAATTTGTGCTATGGAAAAAATAAAACGAGAAGCAATATATCATCCATATACGAATGCTGGCCATATTACGTACATTGAAGTAGACGGGGATGTAAGTAAAAATTTAAAGGCGATGGATACACTTGTAAAAACAATGGCAGAAAGCGGTATTGGTTATGGAAGTGTGAATCATCCAGTAGATCGTTGTAAAAACTGTGGTTATACAGGGATGATAGATAATGAATGCCCTAAATGCCAAATAACAGATGAAAAACAAATCGATCGAATTCGCCGGATCACAGGTTATCTTGTAGGAACGATGGATAAATGGAATACGGCAAAAGCCTCCGAAGAACATGATCGGGTGCGGCATGTGTAA
- the nrdG gene encoding anaerobic ribonucleoside-triphosphate reductase activating protein, with amino-acid sequence MDTASVLSIYHDSVVDGEGLRAVIFFAGCPHFCKGCHNPKSWNLRNGKEMHVNQIVEEALNPLNDITLSGGDPFYQAEAVAKVAKQLKEHGKNIWAYTGWTLEQLLENKDPHQLELLQYVDVLVDGPFILAERDLTLTFRGSRNQRIIDMKTMQDYTMDD; translated from the coding sequence ATGGATACAGCAAGCGTGTTATCCATTTATCATGATTCGGTTGTGGATGGGGAAGGACTACGTGCTGTTATCTTTTTTGCGGGTTGCCCTCATTTCTGCAAGGGATGCCATAACCCGAAGTCATGGAATTTGCGAAATGGCAAAGAAATGCATGTAAATCAAATTGTGGAAGAAGCGCTGAACCCATTAAATGATATTACATTAAGTGGTGGCGATCCGTTTTACCAAGCAGAGGCTGTAGCTAAAGTAGCTAAACAACTTAAAGAGCATGGTAAAAACATATGGGCTTATACGGGATGGACATTAGAACAGTTATTAGAGAATAAAGATCCGCACCAATTAGAGTTACTGCAATATGTGGACGTACTTGTAGATGGTCCATTTATTCTAGCAGAACGTGATTTAACGTTAACGTTTCGTGGAAGTCGAAATCAACGGATCATTGATATGAAAACAATGCAGGATTATACGATGGATGACTAA